The Streptomyces sp. NBC_00597 DNA segment CCTCGGACCGCCGGGGAGGCAAGGGGGGCGACGAGGAGTAGCGCTCCTCGCGGCGCGGGCGCCGGTCGCTCTGCATTCGACGAGGCCCCTGAGCATTCCGATCAGGGGCCTCGTCCCGTCGGGCTTCTCCTCCGCAGTTCTGGCCGGACACCGTTCCGGGCCGCAGGGGCTCAGGGTGCGGGGCGATGCCTCCCCCGCGCGGCTGCTCAAGGCGGGGGCTTATTGGCGGGGCCTTCGCAGATGCCTCGGCCGACCCCTTGTTGATCGATTCTTACCGCTGACCCCCTGACGGCTCGACCAGCGCAACACTCCGGGCTAGCCCGGAGCGTCGTTCGGGCCGTCGGGGGCGACGGCCCACCGGCCCGCCGTGGCATCGAGTCCTCGCAACGACTGGGCCGTCACCTCTGGACCATCGAACGGACCATGGCCTGGCTCGCCGGCCGCCGCCGCCTCCACCGCCGCTACGAACGCAAAGCCGATCACTTCCTCGCCTTCACCAGCATCACCTGCACCCTCATCTGCTACCGCAGACTCGCCAATTGGCTGCCGACCTGCGCATATCGGCTGCCGGGGTGGTCACTGCAAGGGTCCTGCCGCACCCGTATTGACCGCTGTGCACCGCTCCCAAGGGCACGGATGGGGCACGTGCCCGCTGGCTTTGAGGCGTAGAGCGTTCTGGCCTCGGATGCCACGGGGCGGGGTAGCGTCGGTGCGGCGGCGCTGGGCCTGCTTCGCGTGTGCGAGCAAGGCAGCTGACCGGCTGCCTGGACTGGAATGGCGCGGACCCCGCGACCGTGCGACACGCGCCACGCCATAACGTCGGCTTCCTGGTCAGGTCCTCCCCCGTAACGGAGGTTTTCACGACTAGCCTCCGCATCATGCTGCGTATCGCCGACACCCGCACCGGCCGCCTCGTGGAGATCCCGTCCGCACACCGCCACATGCTGCGCATCTGCGTCCATCTGCCGGTCGTCGACACCCGGATCGGCGCGGTGGACCTTCGGGCGCCCCTGGTCGGCGACGTACTGGCGCGCGCCGTTGAGCTGCACGGCCTGCAGTCCCTCACGGTCCTCACCACGCCGGACCTGCCGCGCGAGCAAGCCGAGGCGCTCGATCGCGCCCTGGCCGCCCTCGGCATCCACCCGCCCGCCACCGTCGGTGCGCACCTTCCGACCGAGGCACCGTGCGCCGCTGCCGACGTGCACGTGCTCGCGTACGGCTCCGCCGTGCAGGACTCCGCCGGCGGGGTCCGGATCCATGTGGGCCAGGTGAGCGCACCACCACCGGACGGGGGAGTCCCCGACCGTGTCCATCTCCTCGCCTCTGGTCTCCTCGACGCATTCGTCCCAGAGGGGACCGATCCGCTGGCCGTGAGGATGCTGTTGCTCGGCCACGCCCACCGCATGCCGGTCACGATCACCAGCGCCGCGCTCGCCGAGGCCCGGCGGGCGCTGGGACACTGGCGGCAGCAGGTGGCCGACTGGGCGCAGCAGCCGTCCCGGCCGGTCCCTGCCGAGGTGCTGAGACAGGGCCGTGCCGCGCTGGCCGATGATCTCGGTGTCCCCGCCGTCCTGGACCTGCTGGCCCGTGTGGCGGAGCGCGCCGACGTGCCGGCGGGTGCCAAGTTCGAGACGTTCGCCTTTCTCGACCGCGTCCTGGGGCTGGACCTCGCGCGCGAGGTCGGCCACCAGCACCACGCGACGTCATGATGTCGGGCAACTTGCGGCGCCTGGTCGTCCTGCGGCACGCCAAGTCGGCCTGGCCGCCGGACGTGGCAGACTCCGAGCGGCCGCTCGCCCCGCGCGGCCGCCGCGACGCTCCGGCAGCCGGCCGCTGGCTGCGCGAGGCCGGCTGTGTTCCCGACCTCGTCGTGTGTTCCCCGGCCCTGCGCACCCGCCAGACGTGGGGCCTCGTCGCGGCCGAGTTCGCCGCCGCCACGGCGGTGATCCAAGAGGCCCGCATCTACCGGGCGGGTGCCGGGGAGTTGCTCGAAGTCGTACGTGAGATCCCCGCGCAGGTACGGACGCTGATGCTGATCGGGCACAACCCCGGTGTGCAGGAGCTGGTTCTGCTGCTCACCGGTGAGGCGGACGGCTACGCGCTGGAGCAGACCCGTACGAAGTTTCCGACATCCGCGATCGCCGTACTGAGCGTGTCAGGGCCCTGGACGTCCCTCGAACCAGGTGCCGCCCGGCTGACGGACATGGTCGTGCCGCGCGGCGCGAACCCTTGACGGTACGGCACCGGTCGGTACACGGGCTCAGCCGCGCTCTTCCTCCTCGGCCTCCATGCGCCGGATTCCCTCGTGGGTGAGGGTGACCATCGCGGGGGTGTTGCCCGGTTCCCAGTCGACGGTGATCAGGCCTTCGCCCGCCAGGTAGGTGCAGGCGGCGGCCAGGTCCTGTTCCGGTACGTGGAGGTCGTGCCGCAGCTGTGCTCCGGTGATGCCGAGGAGGCGGTTGCCTTCGACGGCTTCGTACAGGACCCGGAGCACCTGTTCGCGGTAGGTCTTGCGTTCGCGCAGTGTGGCCATGACCGCGTCCTTCCGTGTGGGGTGGAGTGGGCTCCGGGGCCCGTTGGGGCTTCTCAGGTCTCGTCGGAGTGGGCGCCGGTGCCGACGGGGGTCCTGCTGGTGGCCAGCCAGGAGCGGGCGGGGCCGGCGGGTGTCGCCGTGTCCACGGTGAGGTGGAGGCGGGTGTCGCCGTCGAGACCGGGATAGCTGCGCTGTTCCGCGCCCGCGAAGCAGTGACGGAGCGCCTCTGCGACGGCTCGGGCGGCTTCGGGTGTGTGCGCGATGATCCGTACCTCGGCGTGTGCGAGCGACGGCATTGTCTGGGTCTC contains these protein-coding regions:
- a CDS encoding histidine phosphatase family protein, yielding MMSGNLRRLVVLRHAKSAWPPDVADSERPLAPRGRRDAPAAGRWLREAGCVPDLVVCSPALRTRQTWGLVAAEFAAATAVIQEARIYRAGAGELLEVVREIPAQVRTLMLIGHNPGVQELVLLLTGEADGYALEQTRTKFPTSAIAVLSVSGPWTSLEPGAARLTDMVVPRGANP